The bacterium DNA segment GTTATCCCGAAACCGTGCGATGGGCAGCGGTACGGGGCGCCAAAATCGTCTTTCACCCCCACCACACGGGCAGTGACCGGCAAGGTGTCCGCCTGACGCAATGGGGCACGACCGGCGCGCCCTATTACGAAAAGGCCATGATGATGCGCAGCATGGAGAACACAATCTACTTTGCCAGTGTCAACTATGCGCTGCGCTTTCAGGAATCGGCGACTAGTCTCATCACCCCCTCCGGCGAGTGCCAGGCGTACTTGCCCTATGGTCAGGAAGGCGTGCTCGTGCAGCCCATCAACCTCGAGGACGCAACCGGTTTGCTCGCCGCTCGATACGCGCCCGAACGATACCAGGAAGCGATGGCGGAGCGGACGCCCAACGGCGTGGACACGGTG contains these protein-coding regions:
- a CDS encoding nitrilase-related carbon-nitrogen hydrolase: YPETVRWAAVRGAKIVFHPHHTGSDRQGVRLTQWGTTGAPYYEKAMMMRSMENTIYFASVNYALRFQESATSLITPSGECQAYLPYGQEGVLVQPINLEDATGLLAARYAPERYQEAMAERTPNGVDTVNQRR